One window of the Salvia miltiorrhiza cultivar Shanhuang (shh) chromosome 6, IMPLAD_Smil_shh, whole genome shotgun sequence genome contains the following:
- the LOC130989174 gene encoding G-type lectin S-receptor-like serine/threonine-protein kinase At5g35370, translated as MGRPLLLPFCFILLSADLILAGPISIPSIQINFTASYLQFIDNSGAFLASQKGSFEARITNSKPESKSFYFVVIHVASHTIVWSANRNRPISLSSQLRLTEKGLTLYNDTGLPIWSTPPNPRPVSSLHLLESGNLILLDSVNSTVWQSFDFPTDLLVVGQPLRVGKSLVAPLGGDDGELSEGGYRLVVGDDDAVLQWNGMVYWKLSMDGKAFRDANFAVEFLIVNTTGLFLMGGENGRRVVMKRIFDTAAANSSDFGFAKLDFRGLLSVVSFNSVDRTSKELLERPNDKCQIPMICRKLDVCSNGGSCWCAPGFHNDPKINNGDCVPTDTSLVLPDSCNNTWSSASDYTNIKYFSLRSDLDYFSNDFTDPVIRDVNVSFCQNLCSKNCSCLGVFFTETSGSCYMIRNYLGSMKSGSGNRAGYVKMVAVGVRTSDVDNNKDAFPTIATVLLPSSVVLAIAVVALVCLRRRQRRRFSKKIARSKLDYDGDEEVDFVSIPGLPVRIDYEELAEATQDFKNQIGSGGFGTVYKGTLRDGSEVAVKKITCLGSQGKREFLTEIAVIGKIHHVNLVRLKGFCAHGAQKLLVYEYMKRGSLDRSLFQGEPVLEWKERCEIAVGAARGLAYLHSGCEHKIIHCDVKPENILLHHESQVKISDFGLSKLLTPEEQSGLFTTLRGTRGYLAPEWLTSSAISDKSDVYSYGMVLLEIIRGGKNSSPQTWSDNSGSATLSPTGDSVGQRRVYFPLLALQMHEERKYLELADPRLVGRVRSHEVEKMVRVALCCVHEDPNLRPSMTNVVGMLEGAVPLVEPRLESLNFLRFYGRRFMEASTLGDGTEANEFMLYRQPTSNTSSTVSYNSFSYMSSHQVSGPR; from the coding sequence ATGGGCCGACCACTGCTCCTCCCTTTCTGCTTCATCCTTCTCTCCGCCGATCTCATCCTCGCCGGCCCCATTTCCATCCCATCCATACAGATAAACTTCACTGCCTCTTACCTTCAATTCATAGACAACTCCGGCGCCTTCCTCGCCTCTCAGAAAGGCTCCTTCGAGGCCCGAATAACGAATTCAAAGCCCGAATCCAAATCCTTCTACTTTGTCGTCATCCACGTCGCCTCCCACACCATCGTCTGGTCCGCCAACCGCAAccgccccatctctctctcttctcagcTCCGCCTCACGGAAAAGGGCCTAACTCTCTACAACGACACCGGCCTCCCAATTTGGTCAACACCTCCAAACCCTAGGCCCGTTTCCTCTCTGCACCTGCTCGAATCGGGAAACCTAATTCTCCTCGATTCCGTCAACAGCACCGTGTGGCAATCCTTCGATTTCCCCACCGATCTGCTCGTCGTCGGTCAGCCGCTGCGTGTCGGGAAATCTCTTGTGGCGCCGTTGGGCGGCGACGACGGAGAGCTGTCGGAAGGCGGCTACAGGCTAGTCGTGGGCGACGATGACGCGGTGCTTCAATGGAACGGGATGGTCTACTGGAAGCTCTCCATGGATGGAAAGGCGTTCCGAGACGCGAATTTTGCCGTCGAGTTCTTGATTGTCAACACCACTGGATTGTTTCTCATGGGTGGTGAAAATGGCCGGAGGGTTGTGATGAAGAGAATTTTCGACACCGCAGCAGCCAATTCTTCGGATTTCGGGTTCGCGAAGCTCGATTTCAGAGGATTGCTGAGTGTTGTGAGCTTCAATTCGGTTGATAGAACGAGCAAGGAATTGTTGGAGAGGCCAAATGATAAGTGCCAGATTCCGATGATTTGCAGGAAGCTCGATGTTTGCAGCAATGGCGGTTCGTGTTGGTGTGCACCGGGATTCCACAACGATCCCAAGATCAACAATGGCGATTGTGTTCCCACAGATACCTCTCTGGTTCTACCGGATTCTTGCAACAACACTTGGTCATCAGCATCAGACTATACGAACATTAAGTATTTTAGTTTGAGGAGCGATTTGGATTACTTCTCAAACGATTTTACCGATCCCGTGATCCGCGACGTCAATGTCTCCTTTTGCCAAAATCTGTGCTCCAAAAACTGCTCGTGTTTGGGCGTTTTCTTCACCGAGACCTCCGGCTCTTGTTACATGATCCGAAATTATCTAGGCTCGATGAAATCGGGCTCCGGAAACCGGGCAGGGTACGTCAAAATGGTGGCTGTCGGAGTTCGAACCAGCGATGTCGATAATAATAAGGATGCTTTTCCGACCATAGCGACGGTGTTGCTGCCATCGTCGGTTGTTCTAGCAATTGCGGTTGTTGCATTAGTTTGTTTAAGGAGGCGGCAGAGGAGAAGGTTCTCGAAGAAAATAGCGAGATCAAAGCTGGATTACGACGGCGATGAAGAGGTGGATTTCGTTTCGATCCCGGGGCTGCCGGTGAGGATCGATTACGAGGAACTCGCGGAGGCGACGCAAGATTTCAAGAATCAGATCGGCTCCGGCGGATTCGGGACGGTGTATAAAGGGACTCTCCGCGACGGCAGCGAGGTGGCGGTGAAGAAGATAACGTGCTTAGGATCGCAGGGGAAGCGAGAGTTCCTTACCGAGATTGCCGTGATCGGAAAAATCCATCACGTCAATCTCGTGAGGCTGAAAGGCTTCTGCGCGCACGGGGCGCAGAAGCTTCTAGTCTACGAGTACATGAAGCGCGGCTCCTTGGATCGCAGTCTCTTCCAAGGCGAGCCGGTGTTGGAGTGGAAGGAGCGGTGCGAGATCGCGGTCGGGGCGGCAAGGGGGCTCGCCTACTTGCACTCCGGCTGCGAGCACAAGATCATCCACTGCGACGTCAAGCCGGAGAACATCCTCCTCCACCACGAATCTCAGGTGAAAATCTCCGATTTCGGCCTCTCCAAGCTGCTCACCCCGGAGGAGCAGTCGGGTCTGTTCACGACCCTGAGGGGCACGCGCGGCTACCTCGCTCCGGAGTGGCTGACGAGTTCAGCTATTTCCGATAAGAGCGATGTGTACAGTTACGGGATGGTGCTGCTGGAGATCATAAGGGGCGGCAAGAATTCGTCGCCCCAGACATGGAGCGACAACTCGGGCTCCGCCACCCTGTCTCCCACGGGAGACTCTGTAGGGCAGCGGCGAGTTTACTTCCCTCTCCTCGCGCTACAGATGCACGAGGAGAGGAAGTATCTGGAGCTGGCGGATCCAAGGCTGGTGGGCCGGGTCCGCAGCCACGAGGTCGAGAAGATGGTCCGCGTGGCGCTCTGCTGCGTGCACGAGGACCCGAACTTGAGGCCCTCCATGACTAATGTGGTTGGGATGTTGGAGGGCGCGGTGCCTCTAGTCGAGCCCAGATTGGAGTCGCTCAATTTTTTGAGGTTTTATGGGCGGAGATTCATGGAGGCGTCTACGTTGGGTGATGGGACTGAGGCTAATGAGTTCATGTTGTATAGGCAGCCTACCTCCAATACTTCTTCCACTGTTTCGTATAATTCTTTCTCCTATATGTCGTCGCATCAAGTTTCTGGTCCCAGATAG